CACAGCATCTTCCCTACCAACAAAGCTGAGGAACTCTTCATCTGTTCAGAGTCATTTGGAGCAGTTGAAGGGAGATCAGCTGATTTTGTCGGTTTTACATTTGTCCCAGGTCACATCCACATCTTGTCGGACTATACTGCCACTGGATTGTCCTCGCTCCACATCTTGGTGATCACTCATAGATTCGTCTCTCAATGACCGGGTAACATGTGGGTCGTTCATTAATTCGACCTCGTCGACACAGTCAAATTCATTGATGCCGAAGAATGAGTCTTTCGGGGGCATCTTTACTCGGGGTTTCCGGGGCCAGGTCGTTGTAATCGATGGACGTTCAGCTCTCGGATTCGTGCTGTGATTGTTTGATGAACGCATTGTCCGAACCTTGGCCCACCACCGACGAAAGAAAGGGCCAAAGGTAGGGAGGCATGCGCAGATGATCCCAACAAAAGGTTCCACGCAGGACCAGATAAAGACGGGTGCCATAGTCCACGTAGCATCTGTTCCGTGGGTGTTTCTCTGTAGCGCGAGGATTCGGCAAATACTCGTCACGCAGACACTACGATCAATTAGCCAAGTTCGGTGTTACGATGGAGGAGGGGAATGCGTACAAACTCCCCAAGAGCAAGATGCCCATGACCGCTACCTTCAACGACAATTGCATCTGTAACCTATATATCGTTGGCATCGGCACGCACAAGATTGTCACATCAATCAACAGGGCAGCAATTCCATTGCCGAAAAAGAATGCGGGCACGTTGATGCAGACACCCACGGACGTTGGATCAGTATAGGCCAGCCAGAAATATGGCAGTGGTCGACAGGCTACTGCAACCGTGATGACGATGGTGACCCAGTACCCAAAAACCAAGAACATGCAGAAGCCGAGTGACCTGCGAAAGCTGAAGATGCGGCCGTAAAAGAAGACAATCGAGGATTTGGTGAAGGTGACGGCGGTGGCGTAGATTACAACATAGGCGAAAAGAGTCTGAATGTTTGGTCAAAGTCTAGCTCAGGCACCTCGTTCAGTAGTTCCCTTACTTTCCAAACCGTGATGAACTCTGCTTTGTTCAAGGATTGCAAATGATAACCATTGCCATAATGAATGCCTAGGGAGTCCGGTGTAAGTGCTCTGTCCATCCACTGACGATATCGCGACTCATTTGGGGACTCAACTGATGAAGCAGGAGATTGCTGTCCcccaagagaagaaaagcgCTGCAATGATTAGGTAGTCATCGGCAGCGAATTTGATCGCCTCTTTGGTCTTCATTCGCGCAATCAATCGCAACAGAACCGCAGTGGTCCCCATCACCGCGACAGGAATAACTGCTCCCAACAAGTTGCCTGTCTGGTTCTTTGCTAAATTCAACCCAGGCGGTGCGGGTCCAAAGTCACCCGTAGCAATGGCGCTAGGCATGTAGGCGGTCTTGTAGTAGATGAGAGGGAATCACAGACGAATTATGCAGAGCCACAGATCTGAATAGGTGTGCCCTGGCAGCTCGGGTAGACTACTGCATGCGTGCTATGGTATTTATAGGTCAAGGCGATTCTTTTCAAGCAGGGACTTTTCTTCTCAACATATCCGAAAATGCTAGAACTCGCGATGAATCGCGGATGCGAGGAGGAAATCGAGAGATCTTATTTGATTAAGTCAATGTGTATCGATGCACGGAGAACAGGGGTGGAAGTATCAGACTACACTGTCACAGTGTGTTTTTAGAGCTAGCATACAACAATGGCCTAGTCTGGTTAATACGAGGCTTAATAGCAACGGTCCAACTTCAATTAATGCACCGGGGCCCCACAACCCGCTATACTGACAGGGGTATGCCGCATTTCTTTTAATACTCAGAGTGTTGTATGATTACACCTTTGACGGATGATCCACTCTCGACTCGACTTTTGACAAAAGTCTCCACCTTCGTCGCATCTACCCTCTCCTGCCCATCCCCGCTCATCAGTCGAGTGGCCAGAAAGCAGGGATTAGAAGTGACCGAGCACAGTGATAATTCACTCTGTCGTTGTATCCATTGGCCACTCAGACCGAAAGTTCATAATTTGTTGGGAATCATGACTAATTCTTTTAATTTCCATCAGGCTCAGTAGATTTCACGACCGCAGCGAAGTATGGCCCAGATCAACCCATAAGGGAAATATGAGCTTTCTATGCACCAAGTCGGGCTGAAACatcttcaattttctttgCCGTGGGTTGCAAGTTTGACTAGTTCAATTAGGGGAATTTGATGAGCACTACCCTAGGCTCCAAGTCTCCTCATTAAGCGTGGAATAGATCCGACAGAATATCCACATTGTCGCACTGAAGCAATCAACCCCGGATGTGGCCATGGAATTTATCGAGGCTGGTGCCGATACCAATCCCTTCGATAAATTGCTGGAGACTACTCTGTTCACTGCTCTCGCAAACGGCCTTTTGGAACCTGCGCGCTTGATGCTTGAAAAGAATGCCAAGCTTCCCCTAGGAAAATATACAGGTGGGCGTGAGCTTCTGGCTGCAATCCTCACTCGTGAAATTGGC
Above is a window of Penicillium digitatum chromosome 2, complete sequence DNA encoding:
- a CDS encoding integral membrane pth11, which encodes MPSAIATGDFGPAPPGLNLAKNQTGNLLGAVIPVAVMGTTAVLLRLIARMKTKEAIKFAADDYLIIAALFFSWGTAISCFISIHYGNGYHLQSLNKAEFITVWKTLFAYVVIYATAVTFTKSSIVFFYGRIFSFRRSLGFCMFLVFGYWVTIVITVAVACRPLPYFWLAYTDPTSVGVCINVPAFFFGNGIAALLIDVTILCVPMPTIYRLQMQLSLKVAVMGILLLGSFVCVTSICRILALQRNTHGTDATWTMAPVFIWSCVEPFVGIICACLPTFGPFFRRWWAKVRTMRSSNNHSTNPRAERPSITTTWPRKPRVKMPPKDSFFGINEFDCVDEVELMNDPHVTRSLRDESMSDHQDVERGQSSGSIVRQDVDVTWDKCKTDKIS